One genomic segment of Sanyastnella coralliicola includes these proteins:
- the asnB gene encoding asparagine synthase (glutamine-hydrolyzing), with protein MCGIAGYIGKEKLDDGRINAALQTMEQRGPDANGHSTHVFGDSQVNLLHSRLSIIDLDPRSNQPFHFEHIHLAFNGEIYNYVELKEELITLGHTFQTDSDTEVLVKAYLEWGDRCTERFEGMWAFALLDDKLGRLMLSRDRFAEKPFYLHETNDGVYFASEVKALKALSNRPFEVNSDHILRYIVNGHKSLYKTNETFFHGVRELPLSHNGFVSVNNPSEVKESPYWIPKLNEQKMSMEEAIEGTRERLINSVKLRMRSDVPLAFCLSGGVDSASLVSIAAKEFNVTAHTFSIIDNDHRYDEYENIQATIEDTGCESTKVILDPNVDNISRLESLVQYHDAPVATISYFVHSFLSEQIAKNGFKISISGTAADELFTGYYDHFVLHMYEMRNHPEFARFKAEWEKYPLQFVRHPDFRKFDLYFDNPDKRDHIYLNNELFRSLLNKDFHEPFTETKYCDSLLRNRMMNELFNEVVRVILHEDDLNSMKYSLENRSPFLDKGLFEWAYSIPSELLINEGYNKYILRSSMKGILNDQVRLSREKKGFNASINSIFDFKNPEHRAYFLDDSAIYQYFDRSKMEEMLNKEEYPNSYKKFLFNFINAKIFLEQHN; from the coding sequence ATGTGTGGAATAGCTGGATATATCGGTAAAGAAAAACTTGATGACGGACGCATCAACGCGGCTCTTCAAACCATGGAGCAACGCGGTCCGGATGCCAACGGACATAGCACCCACGTCTTCGGCGATAGCCAAGTCAACTTGCTGCACAGTCGATTGAGCATTATTGACCTTGATCCTCGTTCAAATCAGCCATTCCATTTTGAGCATATTCATCTCGCCTTCAACGGAGAGATCTATAACTATGTTGAGCTCAAAGAGGAACTGATTACCCTAGGTCATACTTTTCAGACAGATTCAGACACAGAGGTACTGGTGAAAGCATACCTCGAATGGGGCGATCGCTGCACGGAACGCTTTGAAGGAATGTGGGCTTTTGCCTTGCTGGATGACAAGCTCGGACGTTTGATGTTGTCTCGAGATCGATTCGCAGAAAAGCCTTTCTACCTGCATGAAACCAATGACGGTGTGTACTTCGCTTCTGAAGTGAAGGCCCTGAAAGCATTGAGTAATCGCCCGTTTGAAGTGAATAGTGACCATATTCTTCGCTACATCGTGAATGGTCATAAATCACTTTACAAAACGAATGAAACCTTCTTCCATGGTGTGCGCGAATTGCCGCTTTCGCACAATGGTTTTGTCTCAGTGAATAACCCTAGCGAGGTCAAAGAATCTCCATACTGGATTCCAAAGCTGAACGAGCAGAAGATGTCAATGGAAGAAGCCATTGAAGGAACGAGAGAGCGCTTGATCAACAGCGTCAAGTTACGTATGCGTTCAGATGTACCTCTTGCATTCTGCTTGAGCGGTGGAGTCGACTCAGCGAGTTTGGTCTCTATTGCGGCGAAAGAGTTCAATGTCACTGCTCACACCTTCTCTATCATTGACAACGATCATCGTTACGATGAGTACGAGAACATTCAAGCCACGATTGAAGACACTGGATGTGAAAGCACCAAAGTGATCCTTGATCCTAATGTAGATAATATTAGTCGCCTCGAGTCGCTGGTTCAATACCACGACGCGCCGGTGGCAACGATTTCATATTTCGTCCACAGTTTCCTGTCAGAGCAGATTGCGAAGAATGGGTTCAAGATTTCCATTTCGGGAACTGCTGCAGACGAGCTGTTCACCGGATACTACGACCACTTCGTACTTCACATGTACGAGATGAGAAATCATCCGGAATTCGCGCGATTCAAAGCGGAATGGGAAAAATACCCACTTCAGTTTGTTCGCCACCCTGACTTCAGAAAGTTCGATCTGTACTTCGACAACCCAGATAAGCGTGACCACATTTATCTGAACAACGAACTCTTCCGAAGCCTTTTGAATAAAGACTTCCATGAGCCGTTCACGGAGACAAAGTACTGTGATAGCCTCCTTCGCAACCGCATGATGAATGAGCTCTTCAATGAAGTGGTTCGTGTCATCTTGCACGAAGACGATTTGAACAGTATGAAGTACTCTTTGGAGAATAGAAGTCCGTTCCTTGACAAAGGGCTTTTTGAGTGGGCTTACAGCATCCCAAGTGAGCTATTAATCAATGAAGGGTACAACAAATACATCCTCCGTTCTTCGATGAAGGGAATTCTCAATGATCAGGTTCGCTTGAGTCGTGAGAAGAAAGGGTTCAATGCTTCGATCAACTCGATCTTTGACTTCAAAAACCCTGAGCATCGTGCTTACTTCCTTGATGATTCAGCGATCTATCAATACTTCGACCGATCGAAGATGGAAGAAATGCTCAACAAAGAAGAGTACCCAAACAGCTACAAGAAATTCCTTTTCAACTTCATAAATGCCAAGATCTTTCTTGAGCAGCATAACTAA